Proteins co-encoded in one Spirosoma endbachense genomic window:
- a CDS encoding 3-oxoacyl-ACP synthase III family protein yields the protein MKNARIAGLGYYVPDRVVPNVELAPLVNVSEDWIQGRTGIEQRHYRKKHGETTTTMGAAAARIAIDRAGILPSDVDFIIFATLSPDYYFPGNGVLLQRELGITHQTMGALDIRNQCSGFIYALSIADQYVKTGKFKNVLVVGAETHSRNLDFSPSGRDVTILFGDGAGAAVIQPCDEPGRGILTTHLHADGTYAEELACFNPGAHAGYYFEKDHFKFTEEEIEFISLHDDHTSIPHMNGQTVLRHAVTRFPEVILEALDEMNLSPKDIDLLVPHQANLRIAQLVQKRLGLTDEKVFNNIHKFGNTTAASIPIALCEAWEQGKIEDGSLLCVAAFGSGFTWGSALIRW from the coding sequence ATGAAAAATGCGAGAATTGCCGGATTAGGCTATTATGTTCCGGATCGGGTGGTGCCCAATGTTGAGCTGGCACCGCTGGTCAATGTTTCCGAAGACTGGATACAGGGACGAACGGGTATCGAGCAACGTCATTACCGAAAGAAACATGGCGAAACGACTACTACGATGGGAGCCGCAGCTGCCCGCATCGCCATCGACCGGGCGGGTATTTTACCCTCCGACGTTGATTTTATCATTTTTGCCACGCTTAGCCCCGACTATTATTTCCCTGGCAATGGCGTATTGCTTCAGCGTGAGCTTGGCATTACGCACCAGACTATGGGCGCGCTGGACATTCGGAATCAATGCTCGGGTTTTATTTATGCCCTCTCGATTGCCGACCAATACGTGAAAACCGGGAAATTTAAAAATGTGCTTGTGGTAGGGGCCGAAACGCATTCGAGGAATCTGGACTTTTCACCTTCTGGGCGTGATGTGACGATCCTGTTTGGCGATGGAGCAGGGGCCGCTGTCATTCAACCCTGTGATGAGCCTGGGAGGGGTATTCTAACGACTCACCTCCATGCTGATGGAACCTACGCCGAAGAACTGGCGTGTTTCAATCCGGGTGCCCATGCGGGTTATTACTTTGAAAAAGACCATTTTAAGTTTACGGAGGAGGAAATAGAGTTTATTTCGCTGCACGACGACCATACCAGTATTCCGCACATGAATGGCCAGACGGTTCTGCGCCATGCGGTGACGCGTTTTCCGGAGGTTATCCTGGAAGCGCTGGATGAAATGAACCTGTCGCCGAAGGACATCGATCTGCTGGTACCGCACCAGGCTAATCTTCGCATTGCGCAACTGGTTCAGAAACGCCTGGGCCTAACCGACGAAAAAGTGTTCAACAACATTCATAAATTTGGGAATACCACGGCTGCATCCATTCCGATTGCGTTATGCGAAGCCTGGGAGCAAGGAAAAATCGAAGATGGTTCTTTACTTTGCGTAGCCGCGTTTGGGAGTGGCTTTACGTGGGGTTCGGCCCTGATTCGGTGGTAG
- the leuS gene encoding leucine--tRNA ligase, translating to MDYNHRQTEQKWQRFWDDNHTYKPETHTVRPKYYVLDMFPYPSGAGLHVGHPLGYIASDIVSRYKRLKGFNVLHPMGFDSFGLPAEQYAIQTGQHPAVTTEQNLTRYIEQLKNIGFSYDWTREVRTSDPAFYKWTQWIFMELFRSWYNKDTDRAEPIETLTDKFATNGTTDVNAVCDDDVPTFTAAEWNAMSTRESYEITLKYRLTYLAEAVVNWCPALGTVLANDEVKDGVSERGGYPVEQKLMRQWMMRITAYADRLLTGLDTIDWTESLKEQQRNWIGKSVGASVKFPVRSKQRIGGEDVSVPSSFIEVFTTRVDTIYGVSFMVLAPEHELVADLTTPQQQEAVKAYVDAAKLRSERDRMADTKAVSGVFTGSYCINPLNGEEVPIYLADYVLAGYGTGAVMAVPSGDQRDWNFATHFGLPIIQILDAQKDIDQQADNTKEGHYINSGIINGLTYKEATSRLVAWLEERGLGRGKINFRMRDAVFSRQRYWGEPVPIYFKDGGSTGRLPYLIDESDLPLELPAVDKYLPTETGEPPLGRAEGWKYKGEYDYELSTMPGWAGSSWYWYRYMDPQNDSVFASKEAINYWQNVDLYIGGTEHATGHLLYSRFWNKFLKDRGYVPQEEPFRKLINQGMIQGRSNFVYRLKGTGVEGSPPIFISLGQVGNREVTPLHVDVNIVENDVLDIDAFRKSRPDLTENAEFILEEDGRYLVGAEVEKMSKSKFNVVNPDMIVEKYGADVLRLYEMFLGPLEQAKPWNTNGIDGVYRFIRKFWRLFYKDNATGESQWIVTDEQPTPAELKILHKTIQKAESDIDAYSFNTSVSSFMICVNELATLNCHKRAILQDLVLILSPYAPHITEELWAALGNEPGTISKATFPAFNPNFLVEDAFEYPIQINGKVRTTISFAIDRAPTEIEREVLADEIVQKWLEGKSPKKVVVVPKRIVNVVI from the coding sequence ATGGATTACAATCACCGCCAGACCGAACAGAAATGGCAACGGTTCTGGGACGATAACCATACCTACAAACCAGAAACTCATACGGTTCGTCCGAAGTACTACGTACTCGACATGTTTCCGTATCCATCGGGCGCGGGCCTGCACGTTGGGCACCCACTCGGCTACATTGCATCCGACATCGTGTCGCGCTACAAACGGCTGAAAGGCTTTAATGTGCTGCATCCCATGGGTTTCGACTCATTTGGTCTACCAGCCGAACAGTATGCCATCCAAACAGGACAGCATCCGGCCGTAACGACTGAGCAGAACCTGACCCGCTATATCGAACAACTCAAAAACATCGGTTTCAGTTATGACTGGACCCGCGAAGTTCGTACGTCCGATCCAGCGTTCTATAAATGGACGCAGTGGATCTTCATGGAGTTGTTCCGCAGTTGGTACAACAAGGACACGGACCGGGCCGAACCGATTGAGACCCTGACGGATAAGTTTGCCACCAACGGCACAACTGATGTCAATGCGGTTTGCGACGATGACGTTCCAACATTCACTGCCGCCGAATGGAATGCCATGTCGACGCGGGAGTCCTACGAGATAACCTTAAAATATCGCCTGACCTATCTGGCGGAAGCCGTTGTAAACTGGTGCCCGGCATTAGGTACCGTTCTGGCAAACGACGAAGTAAAAGACGGTGTATCGGAGCGGGGTGGCTACCCGGTCGAGCAGAAGCTGATGCGCCAGTGGATGATGCGGATCACGGCCTATGCCGATCGATTGCTGACGGGTCTGGACACCATCGACTGGACCGAATCCCTGAAAGAACAGCAACGCAACTGGATCGGCAAATCAGTCGGGGCCAGTGTAAAATTCCCGGTTCGCTCGAAACAGCGCATTGGTGGCGAAGACGTATCCGTGCCTTCATCCTTCATTGAAGTCTTTACAACCCGTGTCGACACGATCTATGGCGTTTCGTTCATGGTGCTGGCTCCGGAGCATGAGTTGGTCGCTGACCTGACCACTCCCCAACAACAGGAAGCCGTTAAAGCCTATGTAGACGCGGCTAAACTCCGCTCCGAACGTGATCGTATGGCTGACACAAAAGCCGTTTCGGGTGTGTTTACGGGCAGTTATTGCATAAATCCGCTTAATGGCGAAGAGGTCCCGATCTATCTGGCCGATTATGTGCTGGCTGGTTATGGCACCGGTGCGGTCATGGCCGTTCCGTCGGGTGATCAGCGTGACTGGAACTTTGCGACTCATTTCGGATTGCCGATTATCCAGATTCTGGATGCGCAGAAGGACATCGACCAACAGGCTGATAACACAAAAGAAGGCCACTACATCAACTCGGGGATCATCAACGGACTGACCTACAAAGAAGCCACTTCCAGGCTGGTTGCCTGGCTGGAAGAACGAGGGCTCGGTCGGGGAAAGATTAATTTTCGGATGCGCGATGCGGTATTCAGCCGTCAGCGCTACTGGGGTGAACCGGTGCCCATATACTTCAAGGATGGCGGTTCGACGGGTCGATTACCCTATCTGATCGACGAAAGCGATTTGCCGTTGGAGTTGCCTGCTGTTGATAAGTACCTGCCTACCGAAACGGGCGAACCACCACTGGGCCGCGCTGAAGGCTGGAAATACAAGGGCGAGTATGACTACGAACTGAGCACGATGCCGGGCTGGGCGGGCTCGTCCTGGTACTGGTATCGCTACATGGACCCGCAGAACGATTCGGTTTTCGCCAGCAAAGAAGCCATTAATTACTGGCAGAACGTTGATCTTTACATCGGTGGAACCGAACACGCGACTGGCCACCTGCTTTACAGCCGTTTCTGGAACAAATTCCTGAAAGACCGTGGCTATGTCCCTCAGGAAGAGCCGTTCAGGAAGCTGATCAACCAGGGCATGATTCAGGGGCGGTCAAACTTTGTGTATCGTTTGAAAGGTACAGGGGTAGAAGGATCTCCACCCATTTTCATTTCTCTGGGCCAGGTTGGTAATCGCGAGGTTACTCCGTTGCATGTCGATGTAAATATCGTTGAAAACGATGTGCTCGACATTGACGCATTCAGGAAGTCCCGCCCGGATTTGACCGAGAATGCGGAGTTCATTCTGGAAGAGGATGGTCGCTATCTTGTTGGCGCAGAGGTTGAAAAGATGTCGAAATCGAAGTTCAACGTCGTCAATCCCGATATGATCGTGGAGAAATACGGCGCTGACGTATTGCGGTTATATGAAATGTTCCTCGGCCCGCTGGAGCAGGCTAAACCCTGGAATACCAACGGTATTGACGGTGTATATCGCTTCATCCGCAAGTTCTGGCGGCTATTTTATAAAGACAACGCTACCGGAGAAAGTCAATGGATTGTCACCGATGAGCAGCCGACACCCGCTGAGTTGAAAATCCTGCACAAGACAATTCAGAAAGCGGAAAGCGATATAGATGCGTACTCATTCAACACGTCGGTCAGTTCGTTCATGATCTGCGTGAATGAACTGGCAACGTTAAATTGCCACAAACGCGCCATTTTGCAGGATCTGGTGTTAATTCTATCACCTTATGCTCCCCACATTACGGAGGAGTTATGGGCCGCCTTGGGCAACGAACCGGGAACGATTTCTAAAGCAACGTTCCCAGCTTTCAACCCAAATTTTCTGGTTGAGGATGCGTTCGAATACCCGATCCAGATCAACGGCAAAGTTCGTACTACGATCAGTTTCGCCATCGACCGAGCGCCGACCGAAATCGAACGCGAAGTGCTGGCCGACGAAATCGTCCAGAAATGGCTGGAAGGCAAATCGCCGAAGAAAGTCGTTGTCGTACCGAAACGAATTGTTAACGTCGTAATCTAG
- a CDS encoding LLM class flavin-dependent oxidoreductase gives MIPFSILDLSPIVAGSTPTQALHNSLDLALHAEQLGFNRYWVAEHHNMPGIASAATSVVIGYIAGGTTTIRVGAGGIMLPNHSPLVIAEQFGTLESLYPGRIDLGLGRAPGADQVTARALRREATDVDTFPQDVVELMHYFQPDESNQFVQAIPGVGLAIPVWILGSSLFGAQLAAMLGLPYAFASHFSPTQLMRALEVYRSRFKPSEYLKEPYAMVAVNVVAADTDQEAERLFTSVQQQFLHIRRGKARQMQPPVDDLTALWPDYELAGIEQVLSCSAVGSPETVQRGLANLIEQTKADELIISVPIYDHQARRHSVEIAAQVRDELTKGDKKLAAL, from the coding sequence ATGATTCCCTTTTCAATTCTGGATCTTTCACCCATAGTAGCCGGTAGCACACCTACGCAGGCTTTGCATAATTCACTGGACCTTGCCCTGCATGCCGAGCAACTGGGCTTTAATCGCTACTGGGTCGCCGAACACCATAACATGCCGGGAATAGCCAGCGCGGCAACTTCGGTTGTTATCGGTTATATCGCCGGTGGCACAACAACGATCCGGGTAGGAGCGGGCGGTATCATGTTACCCAACCATTCGCCCCTGGTGATTGCCGAGCAGTTTGGTACGCTGGAGTCTCTTTATCCGGGACGGATCGATCTCGGATTGGGCCGTGCTCCCGGTGCTGATCAGGTAACCGCGAGGGCGCTGCGCCGTGAGGCTACTGATGTCGATACGTTTCCGCAGGATGTTGTTGAATTGATGCACTATTTTCAACCCGATGAATCGAATCAGTTTGTGCAGGCCATACCGGGCGTAGGGCTGGCTATTCCTGTCTGGATTTTGGGTTCGAGCTTATTTGGAGCACAACTGGCCGCCATGCTCGGTTTGCCCTATGCGTTTGCTTCTCATTTCTCACCAACGCAGTTAATGCGGGCGCTGGAAGTATATCGATCGCGATTTAAACCATCTGAGTACCTGAAAGAACCCTATGCAATGGTCGCGGTGAATGTGGTTGCGGCTGATACGGATCAGGAAGCAGAACGCCTGTTCACATCGGTTCAACAACAGTTTCTGCACATTCGTCGCGGGAAAGCCCGTCAGATGCAACCTCCAGTTGATGACCTGACCGCCCTTTGGCCGGATTATGAGCTGGCGGGTATCGAACAGGTACTTAGCTGCTCGGCAGTTGGTTCGCCCGAAACGGTTCAGCGCGGACTGGCAAACCTGATTGAACAGACCAAAGCGGATGAATTGATTATTTCGGTACCAATTTATGATCATCAGGCACGGCGGCACTCGGTCGAAATTGCGGCACAGGTTCGTGATGAACTGACCAAAGGGGATAAAAAATTGGCAGCATTGTAA
- a CDS encoding glycerophosphodiester phosphodiesterase family protein: protein MTIKYVLLFGLGYSLATCSPATYTKIPTGGGPAFFSYKPNNGPAKISAHRGGGDLTGYPENCIESFAFLAKKLPVIIECDIDLTKDSVMVMMHDATLDRTTTATGKLIDRTYAELAQYQLEDNMGNATPYKIPTLEEVLNWGKGKVAFTLDVKRNVSFEKVVNMVRKTGMSDYAAVITYNAQDAAKLNKLDPNLMISVTIRNHAEYDRLHELGIPDNRMVAFVGVKEPEVELYQFLHQKGIACILGTLGNLDKQAAAKGDQVYKKFAENGADIMSTDRPLEVWQAVK, encoded by the coding sequence ATGACTATAAAATACGTCCTACTCTTTGGCTTAGGATACAGCCTGGCGACCTGTTCACCAGCAACTTACACTAAAATTCCAACGGGAGGTGGCCCGGCGTTTTTCAGCTATAAACCCAACAACGGCCCGGCCAAAATTTCGGCCCACCGGGGCGGAGGTGATTTGACAGGCTACCCCGAAAACTGCATTGAATCGTTCGCGTTTCTGGCTAAAAAGTTACCCGTCATTATTGAGTGTGATATTGACCTGACCAAAGACAGCGTCATGGTGATGATGCACGATGCCACACTCGACCGTACAACGACCGCTACGGGCAAACTGATCGACAGAACCTACGCCGAGCTAGCCCAATACCAGCTGGAAGACAACATGGGAAACGCAACGCCATACAAAATTCCTACGCTGGAAGAAGTGCTCAATTGGGGGAAAGGGAAGGTTGCGTTTACGCTCGATGTCAAACGCAATGTGTCCTTTGAAAAGGTCGTAAATATGGTTCGCAAAACCGGGATGAGCGACTATGCGGCCGTTATCACCTACAATGCCCAGGATGCGGCCAAACTCAATAAGCTCGATCCGAATTTAATGATTTCGGTCACGATCCGGAATCACGCGGAATATGATCGGCTTCACGAACTGGGTATTCCCGACAATCGGATGGTTGCCTTTGTTGGCGTTAAAGAACCTGAAGTTGAGCTGTATCAATTTCTGCATCAGAAAGGGATAGCCTGCATTCTGGGCACCCTGGGAAACCTCGACAAACAGGCTGCGGCCAAAGGCGATCAGGTTTATAAGAAATTCGCCGAAAACGGGGCCGACATCATGTCAACGGATCGACCACTGGAAGTCTGGCAAGCGGTGAAATGA
- a CDS encoding PorP/SprF family type IX secretion system membrane protein codes for MLPFLRNVVSSALLICWSIPGFAQDPQFSQFYANPIYHNPAFAGGAGSARLIANYRSQWPALPASYHTAAFSFDSYDEDHRLGAGVQLIGDWQGSAFQTTQVSGQASYMLPLMQDSDREARLIFGLQAAYIGNQINPGGMSFADQYALGGLVNQVSNDPLSQGTFTRKSVDFTGGLLFEHELGDNLASYWAGLTVNHIGRSQLRGDWLGQRISGMAGIKLPFEGRVWNKGYAHQQNRDQSIGLTGYLRQQGNNLQLDVGLNLIYSPLMLGLWYRGIPLRKIGQTTFQNDALVGIIAFQFDQLMVQYSYDVTLSSMRYATGGAHEISIWYGFDSLFQFGGKNRNLKRQRRCQQF; via the coding sequence ATGCTCCCATTTCTCCGAAACGTTGTATCAAGCGCTTTGCTGATCTGCTGGTCAATACCGGGTTTTGCCCAGGACCCGCAATTCTCCCAATTTTACGCCAACCCGATTTATCACAATCCTGCGTTTGCGGGCGGTGCCGGATCAGCCCGACTGATTGCGAATTACCGAAGCCAGTGGCCTGCCTTACCGGCCAGCTATCATACGGCAGCTTTTTCGTTCGACTCCTACGATGAAGACCATCGGCTGGGGGCCGGTGTTCAGCTTATTGGTGATTGGCAGGGGAGTGCTTTTCAGACCACGCAGGTTAGCGGCCAGGCATCGTATATGCTGCCATTGATGCAGGATTCTGATCGGGAAGCCCGACTTATTTTTGGGCTACAGGCGGCCTATATTGGTAACCAGATCAATCCGGGCGGTATGTCGTTTGCTGATCAGTATGCATTGGGAGGGCTGGTTAATCAGGTGAGCAACGACCCGTTGTCGCAAGGGACGTTTACGCGGAAAAGTGTCGATTTTACGGGCGGTCTGCTGTTTGAGCATGAATTGGGCGATAATCTGGCTTCGTACTGGGCCGGGCTTACGGTCAATCACATCGGGCGTTCGCAACTTCGGGGCGATTGGCTTGGCCAACGCATTAGTGGTATGGCCGGTATCAAATTGCCGTTTGAGGGCCGTGTCTGGAATAAGGGATACGCGCATCAGCAAAACCGCGATCAATCCATTGGTCTGACTGGTTATCTGCGCCAGCAGGGTAATAATCTGCAATTGGATGTTGGGCTGAATCTCATTTATTCGCCTTTGATGCTGGGGCTCTGGTATAGGGGTATTCCGCTTCGAAAAATAGGGCAAACAACCTTTCAGAATGACGCGCTGGTCGGTATCATCGCCTTTCAGTTCGATCAATTGATGGTTCAGTATAGTTATGATGTTACGCTGTCATCCATGCGGTATGCGACAGGTGGAGCCCACGAAATCAGCATCTGGTATGGATTCGATTCCCTTTTTCAGTTTGGTGGCAAGAACCGGAACCTCAAACGACAACGCCGTTGCCAGCAGTTTTGA
- a CDS encoding PKD domain-containing protein: protein MRTSTLRPSLSHLVLIMLLPAISALGQIGPSIKPKDGRYDICLKEGQTKMTVTILLDVPSGATCVLNNYKIEWGDGKSDQIVYDPNKLELSHEYDVKNFVEQCLNDDDITIKFKQTDNCGSGNPANNSFDITFRNTPRPKFTASPICAGQQITLQNQTCPLSSQNTYSWTFGDQGPPSSSNSHTYANKGTYTATLSVSGVCGTSGPYSAPIEVLEKAKAAIADSGAVKMSNDTAFVCLTSGAILRFDGTNSTGATSYNWNIPGSVTYLDKTNGNSPKPKVQFTKAGDYTVTLSVDNPCRIPSQVKFVVRVLDLPSPTLKAQPNVCEPFTYTVANPIAGATYTLNGQPFDPIVGVPLALTPTAYVVSASTANICGSRPVSITFFVNKPSDVKITSLPKSSTVCANSNPIKLKADQPGGTWTLKNTISGIQLNAKAGDTTLVVGGSGTVQLEYSLGQGACRVTDQVEVTVSGVGVSASNITACASEGRVKLSGSPAGGTWTTTDCSGCIRNDSLILSGLTNNLFRFTYQVSNAGGCQASANFTVTVGQPKAAFSITGQCSDKPVTVNNTSTGADTYEWIVNSMTIATGRQPTLTLPAGPQTVTLRVKSGGCQNESQQAVTLTAPPPAVSLTPNNPTGCAPLAVTFAVNGTAQAGVTYRWNYGDGATATDFTATSHTYQNSGQTTRTYTATLTAANGCGSQTATTGLTVRPLAFAEIGVDSTNVRCTPATIRFSNRSVGQGQTSLWNFGDGSSRQTTQDTILHLFSARDSARTFRVSLIVQNSCGRDTDAVSIRVYPSLVRPLFNMSNARPCAGEAIQFTDATVPRPTSWVWRFSDGTTETSPNPQHRFPDANKTYTITLIAYTPCGYDSLRRTIQTTSPPPASFALAAPYVCRGLAVAFTNKSNPANRFRWNFGDGSPIDSVNFSPKHIFSGTQTNYNVTLTVIGATPGCSSTLAQPVSVRDAPKPDFSIEGGADVCTPGPVRLISTDPKATQFRWQLSNGQVLTTPKPELALPPGRYDVKLTVSYDQGVCADSSTRPDAINVLPCEVVAPEAFTPNSDGIGDTWTLFGDTGVTRIERLRIWNRWGELIFDASDIPLNSSNPGECWDGTNRGIRMPTGQYPYEADVILQGANHQKRVGSIALIR from the coding sequence ATGCGAACCTCAACGCTTCGTCCGTCACTCAGCCACTTGGTGCTGATTATGCTTTTACCGGCTATCTCTGCATTGGGTCAGATCGGGCCATCGATTAAACCGAAAGACGGTCGCTACGACATCTGTCTGAAAGAAGGTCAGACCAAAATGACGGTTACAATTCTCCTCGATGTTCCATCGGGAGCAACCTGTGTTCTAAATAACTATAAGATCGAATGGGGTGACGGCAAGTCCGATCAAATCGTTTATGACCCGAACAAACTGGAGCTATCGCATGAGTACGATGTTAAGAACTTTGTCGAACAATGCTTGAATGACGACGATATAACCATAAAATTTAAGCAGACAGATAATTGCGGCTCGGGAAATCCAGCCAACAACAGTTTCGACATTACCTTCCGAAATACGCCCCGGCCCAAATTTACAGCCTCACCCATTTGTGCAGGCCAACAAATTACCCTCCAGAACCAGACTTGTCCACTCAGCAGTCAGAACACTTACTCCTGGACTTTTGGTGACCAGGGCCCGCCTAGTTCCAGCAACAGCCACACCTATGCCAACAAAGGCACATACACGGCAACGCTAAGCGTATCGGGTGTTTGTGGGACCAGCGGCCCTTATTCGGCACCTATCGAGGTCTTAGAAAAAGCAAAAGCGGCTATTGCCGATTCGGGAGCCGTCAAAATGAGTAACGATACGGCATTCGTTTGCCTGACCAGCGGGGCAATCCTGCGCTTCGATGGCACAAATTCTACCGGAGCTACCAGCTATAACTGGAACATTCCGGGATCAGTCACTTATCTGGATAAAACCAACGGCAATTCACCTAAACCTAAAGTTCAATTTACCAAAGCCGGCGATTACACCGTAACGCTTAGTGTTGATAATCCGTGTCGTATTCCAAGTCAGGTCAAATTTGTTGTCCGGGTGCTGGATTTGCCAAGTCCCACGCTAAAAGCGCAGCCCAATGTTTGTGAGCCGTTCACCTATACCGTCGCGAATCCTATTGCCGGAGCTACCTATACGCTCAATGGGCAACCTTTCGACCCCATTGTAGGCGTCCCATTAGCACTAACGCCAACTGCCTATGTTGTTTCAGCGTCCACCGCGAACATCTGCGGTTCCCGACCTGTCTCAATTACATTTTTTGTCAATAAACCCAGCGATGTAAAGATCACCTCGTTACCAAAGTCATCTACCGTCTGTGCAAACAGTAATCCGATAAAGCTAAAGGCGGATCAACCCGGAGGAACCTGGACCCTGAAAAATACCATATCGGGCATACAACTTAACGCAAAAGCAGGCGATACAACGCTGGTCGTTGGCGGTAGCGGCACGGTCCAGCTCGAATATTCACTTGGTCAGGGCGCCTGCCGCGTAACTGACCAGGTTGAGGTGACAGTTTCGGGCGTTGGCGTTTCGGCCAGTAACATTACAGCCTGCGCCAGCGAAGGACGAGTCAAGCTATCGGGCAGCCCGGCGGGAGGAACCTGGACAACGACTGATTGCTCGGGTTGCATCCGGAACGATTCGCTCATTTTAAGCGGACTCACAAACAACCTGTTCCGATTTACGTATCAGGTAAGCAATGCTGGTGGCTGTCAGGCTTCAGCTAATTTTACGGTTACAGTTGGGCAACCCAAGGCCGCATTCTCCATCACTGGTCAGTGCAGCGATAAACCGGTCACCGTCAACAACACCTCAACCGGAGCCGACACTTACGAGTGGATTGTCAACAGTATGACCATCGCAACTGGTCGGCAACCAACGTTAACCCTACCGGCTGGTCCTCAAACGGTAACCTTGCGGGTTAAATCCGGAGGTTGCCAGAACGAATCCCAGCAGGCCGTAACCCTAACGGCTCCCCCTCCAGCCGTGAGTCTGACACCAAATAATCCAACGGGCTGTGCGCCCCTGGCCGTTACGTTCGCGGTCAATGGCACTGCTCAGGCTGGTGTTACCTACCGCTGGAATTATGGCGACGGTGCGACCGCCACTGATTTCACGGCAACAAGTCATACCTATCAGAACTCCGGGCAAACAACACGGACCTACACGGCAACCTTAACAGCGGCCAACGGATGCGGATCGCAAACTGCGACCACGGGTCTTACCGTTCGACCGCTAGCTTTTGCTGAAATCGGCGTCGATTCGACCAATGTTCGCTGCACACCCGCAACCATCCGTTTCTCGAACCGCTCCGTTGGGCAGGGACAAACCAGCCTGTGGAATTTTGGGGATGGTTCTTCCCGCCAAACCACGCAGGATACCATTTTGCATCTCTTCTCGGCCCGCGATTCAGCCCGAACGTTCCGGGTTAGCCTCATTGTCCAGAACAGTTGTGGCCGCGATACAGATGCCGTTTCGATTCGGGTCTATCCGAGTCTTGTGCGCCCCCTGTTTAACATGTCGAACGCGCGTCCGTGTGCGGGAGAAGCTATTCAGTTTACCGATGCGACCGTTCCGCGCCCAACGTCCTGGGTATGGCGATTCAGCGATGGAACCACCGAAACAAGCCCGAATCCGCAACATCGTTTTCCCGATGCGAATAAAACCTATACGATTACCCTGATCGCGTATACGCCCTGCGGGTATGATTCCCTACGCCGAACCATCCAGACAACCTCTCCACCACCGGCGAGTTTCGCCCTGGCAGCTCCGTATGTGTGCCGTGGTCTGGCAGTCGCTTTCACCAATAAAAGCAATCCGGCGAATCGATTCCGCTGGAATTTTGGCGATGGCTCCCCGATCGATTCGGTCAATTTTTCCCCCAAGCACATTTTTTCCGGTACACAAACCAATTACAACGTTACGCTAACCGTAATAGGCGCTACACCCGGTTGCTCTTCAACATTAGCCCAACCGGTCAGTGTTCGGGATGCGCCAAAACCCGATTTTAGCATTGAAGGAGGAGCCGATGTATGTACACCTGGCCCTGTACGGCTCATTAGCACCGACCCCAAGGCCACGCAATTTCGCTGGCAACTCAGTAATGGGCAGGTCCTGACAACACCCAAACCAGAATTGGCGCTACCGCCAGGCCGATATGATGTTAAATTGACCGTCAGCTACGATCAGGGTGTTTGCGCCGATTCCAGTACTCGCCCCGACGCCATAAATGTACTCCCCTGCGAAGTTGTGGCACCCGAAGCGTTTACCCCCAATTCGGATGGGATCGGCGATACATGGACACTCTTCGGCGACACGGGCGTAACGCGTATTGAACGACTGCGCATCTGGAATCGATGGGGCGAACTTATTTTCGACGCCAGTGATATTCCCCTGAACAGCAGTAATCCAGGTGAATGCTGGGACGGAACGAATCGGGGCATTCGGATGCCTACGGGACAATACCCTTACGAAGCCGATGTTATCCTTCAGGGGGCTAATCACCAGAAACGAGTGGGCAGTATTGCGCTGATACGCTGA